AAAACTCTGTGGCTAATTTCGCAGTTTCGGTTATGCTTTGATAATATGCTTTGATAAAACGATTTCCAAACAATAACGATATCGACGTCGTTAAAAATTGCCCGTTGTACTTCTTGAATTGTGTTACCGCCAGCTAAAGCCAGCAAAATATCATATTGACCTTTAATTCTAGCAATCTCATGATAAGGAATTGACTTGTTTTATGCTTCTTTGTCTACACCACAATGAATAATCACGGCGGTGGGTAATTTCTTAAGTTTTCGCAAAACAGAAAAAGAGAATTCAAAATTTATCATGTCAATCATTGAATCGATTTTGAATTCCTGACAAGCCTCAACAAAAGTATTAAGGGTTGATATGGGAGCTACGCCAAACGCCACGACGGCTGAGGCACCAGCCTGAGTCGCCAATTTGACTTCTGTTTTGTTCGGCCGCGATCCATCGTTTTCAAATCAGCCACAACATAAGGAAAACCTTGAAAACCAACAAGGCGAGCCGCCCACCAATTTCTCAGTCGACTAATGGCATTCAGCCCGTAAGTTTTAATCAAGGGTGTGCCGGCTTCGATAATAATACGATCAGAAACTGGTAACTGGCTAATAATTTTTCCTGCTTCTTCTAAAGTTGAATTGAGGGCGATTTGGAGATACTGTTTTTTGCGATTAAGCTTGAAACTTTCCATATTTTTTTATCTATCATAACAAATATGCCAGAAATTTCCATTGTCATTTTGACAAAAAATGCCGGACGACGATTCAAAAAAGTTCTGAAGGCGATTTTTGAACAGGTAATAGAAAAAAAATTTGAAGTCATTATTATTGATTCTGGTTCAAAGGATAAAACTTTAAAAATTGCTCATCAGTTTTCGGTAGCAAAAATTTTAGAAATCAAGCCAGAGACTTTTGAACACGGCAAAACCAGAAACCTATCCCTTGCTCTTTGTCAGGGAAAATATATTGTCTTTCTCAGTCAAGACGCCTTGCCCGTTAATCATCTTTGGCTAAAGAATTTAATCAACCCTTTATCTGATGATAAAGTAGCAGCCACCTTTTCTCGTCAAATTCCTTATGTCCAAACCAATCTTTTTCAGAAATACTATCAGTCTTTTCTTTATCCAAAAGAAAAAGAACCACTTTTAGGTTCTCTCTTTTTTTCTAATGTTTCAGCCGCCATCAAAAAAGAAGTTTTGGAAAAAATAAAATTTCCCGAAAATTTACCAATGAGTGAGGATCAAGCTTGGGCAAAAGCGGTCGTAGAGAATGGTTATCAAATAGTTTACTGTCCAGAGGCACCAGTCTTTCATTCACATAATTATAGTTTTTGGAAAAATTTTAAAAGAAATTTTGATTCCGGATTAAGTTTAAAGAAATTAGGTTTAATTCAAGAAAAAAAATTTTTTGTTAAATTGCCAAAGTATCTTTTGGGTGAAATTTGGTTCCTTTTCAAAAAAAGATTAATTTTTGCTTTTCTTTATTTGCCCTCTATGTTTATCTACGAATTTTTTCGTTTTTTCGGTTTCTGGCTCGGTAGTCACTACCAAATTTTACCCCTCTCTTGGCGAAAGAAATTTTCTTTACATAATAAAAACTTAGATTAAAATTACAATGTAATCTATGAGAATTGCCCATATCGTCTCAACCTTTCCACCTTATCAGGGAGGGATGGGAAATGTCTGCTATTATCAAGCCAAAGAGTTAGCTGAACTTGGTCATCAGGTTACAGTTTTTACTCCCTGGCGAGGAGAAAGGTTTAAAATAACAAATGAAAAATTTAAGATTCAGTATCTCTGGCCATTATTGAAATATGGTAATGCTGCCTTCGTGCCAGAAATTTTTATCCATCTAGAAAATTTTGACCTTATTCATCTTCATTATCCTTTTATTGGTGGAGCAGAAATCATTTTTTTTAAAAAAATCTTTTCTCTTATTCCTATTATTCTTCAATATCAAATGGACCTTTCTTTACCCGGTCCATGGTCTCTAGTCTCCCGTCTTTATAACCGAAGTTTTAATTGGTGGATTATTGAAAAGGTGGAAAAAATTATTGTCTCTTCTTATGATTATGCACAGAGCTCGAAGTATCTTTCCTATCTATTAGAAAAAGAAAAGGAAAAGATAATTGAAATTCCTCACGGTGTTGATACAGATTGGTTTAAGCCAAGAGAAAAAGATAAAAAATTTTTGAAGAAACATCATCTTTCTCTCAAAGATAAAATTATTTTATTTGTCGGCGGCTTAGACCGAGCTCATTACTTTAAGGGTTTAGAGGTGCTACTCAAAGCAGTGGTAGATTTAAGATCTATGTCTTTAGATTTAAGATTACTAATTGTTGGTGAAGGAAATTTGCGACTAAAATATGAAAAAGAAGTCGAAAAATTAAAAATAAAAGATAAGGTTATTTTTGCTGGCCAGGTCTCAAGAGAAGATTTACCGACTTACTATAATTTAGCTGACCTTTTCGTTTTGCCATCGATTAATCGTAACGAATCTTTTGGTTTGGTTTTATTAGAAGCTATGGCTTGTGCTAAACCTTGTTTAGCCTCGGACTTACCAGGCGTGAGAACGGTGGTGAGTAATTATAAAACCGGTCTTCTCTTTAAGACTGGCCATTCTGATGATCTGGCAGAAAAAATGAAAATTTTACTGCTTAACGATGATTTGGCTAAAAAAATGGGAGAGAGGGGTAGAGAAAGGGTCGAAATAGAATATGATTGGAAGGTTATCGTTAAAAAATTAGAAACATTATATGGAAATGTGGCCAAGTATTGGCGAAAATAAAAAATTTCTTTTGACCGGTCTATCAATTTTGTTTTTAATCATTCTTTTCTTTAATATCTCGTTTTGGCAAAGTATTTTGATCGGTCTTCTATTTTCTATTTCCTACTTTCTTGTTTCTGGTCTTTGGTTGGGTAAAATTTTAGGTAAAATTTTAAACTTAGATACAGAATGGCGATTTCTATTTGGCTTATTTCTTCTTCTTTATTTAATAGCTTTTAGTCTGGCTCTACCAGCTGTTTTTTACAAAATCACGCCAGTCTATTTCTATGTTTTTCTATTGTTACTGACATTAACTATTAGTTTCGTTAATCATTTTTTGAACAGAAAAACAAAAATTCAAAATGACAAACTCCAAATTCCAAAAAATGGCCAAGATTCTCAATGTTTTTTTAAAAATTTAAAATTAAAAATTAAAAATTTCATTCCCTATCTTCTCTATTCCATTTTCTATATTCCAGCCTTCTTGCTACTGATCAAAGCTAGGACTGGTCAATACTTAGATTCGCCTTGGCAAGTTATTTCACCTCTTTATCTTATTTTTTTCTCTTTTATTTTTTTTCTTACCGTTTTGTTCATTTTTTCTCAAAAAAAACCTTTTACAATTTTAATTTTTATTATCTTGGCCTCTTTTTTACTTCATGCTTATTTACCAATTGTTCATGAAAATAATTTTGGCGTTGACCGCTGGCGTCAGTTAGGGGCAGAAAGAAGACTAATGGCTGGTCAAATCGAAGCACCGGCTCTTTTTGGCGGAGTGATAAAATATAAAAAAATTGGCCCCCTTCAAATTCCCGAAGTTTTTTTTGCTGCTAATAAATTTTCTTACGCCAGTAATTGGGGTCTAACAATTGGTTTAAGTTGGCTCACTGGCATTGACATTTTTTATCTTGATTTATTTTTAATTTTGATTCTTTGGTCGGTTTTTTTACCAATTTTTACTTTTCAGTTAGTTAATTTAATTTTTAAAAATGAAAAAATTGCTCTTCTTTCTAGTCTTGCCGTTCTTCTTCCTTTTCCATTCCAAACAGATGGAGCGATTACTTTACCAAAAACTGTCAGTTTTCTTTTCTTTGTTTTTGCCTTGATCGTTATTTTCCAATATCTAAAAGGTCAAAAAAAACTTTTGCCCCTAATTATTTTTTTCTTTCTTATTCTTTCTTTCCATTACATTCTTTTCTTGATTTTATCTCTAGAAATTTTTATTTTTGGTCTAGTCCTGAAAACTCAGCCAAAAAAAATATGTTTAAAAAAAATTTTTTTATTTTTATTTTTTATTATTTTTTCCTTAAGTCTAATTTTTTTAGATCGAATTTCTGAAACAAGCTTTTTTCAGTATAAACTTTCCGAAATACCTCAAGTTTTTCCTTCAAAAGTTAAAGATTTTTTAAAAAAAATTCTTCTTGGCCAATATTTCTATTATTTTGAACAAGGTCAACCCCTTTTTCCTTTAAAACCTAATTTCTTTTTTGTCCTTTTTGTTTGGTCTTTGGTCATTGTTGGTTTAATAAAAAGCTGGAAAAAAGATAGGTGGATAAAAATTTTAGCCATCTTTCTATTAATTTTAATAATCAACCAGTTTTTGAGTCTCTCTTTAATGAAAAATTATCGACTTTTAGCCAGACGGTCGTCGATGATAACTATTTTTCTTCTCGTTATCTTTTTTTCTGTTGGT
The Patescibacteria group bacterium genome window above contains:
- a CDS encoding glycosyltransferase family 2 protein, producing MPEISIVILTKNAGRRFKKVLKAIFEQVIEKKFEVIIIDSGSKDKTLKIAHQFSVAKILEIKPETFEHGKTRNLSLALCQGKYIVFLSQDALPVNHLWLKNLINPLSDDKVAATFSRQIPYVQTNLFQKYYQSFLYPKEKEPLLGSLFFSNVSAAIKKEVLEKIKFPENLPMSEDQAWAKAVVENGYQIVYCPEAPVFHSHNYSFWKNFKRNFDSGLSLKKLGLIQEKKFFVKLPKYLLGEIWFLFKKRLIFAFLYLPSMFIYEFFRFFGFWLGSHYQILPLSWRKKFSLHNKNLD
- a CDS encoding glycosyltransferase family 4 protein, producing the protein MRIAHIVSTFPPYQGGMGNVCYYQAKELAELGHQVTVFTPWRGERFKITNEKFKIQYLWPLLKYGNAAFVPEIFIHLENFDLIHLHYPFIGGAEIIFFKKIFSLIPIILQYQMDLSLPGPWSLVSRLYNRSFNWWIIEKVEKIIVSSYDYAQSSKYLSYLLEKEKEKIIEIPHGVDTDWFKPREKDKKFLKKHHLSLKDKIILFVGGLDRAHYFKGLEVLLKAVVDLRSMSLDLRLLIVGEGNLRLKYEKEVEKLKIKDKVIFAGQVSREDLPTYYNLADLFVLPSINRNESFGLVLLEAMACAKPCLASDLPGVRTVVSNYKTGLLFKTGHSDDLAEKMKILLLNDDLAKKMGERGRERVEIEYDWKVIVKKLETLYGNVAKYWRK